A single Thiohalobacter thiocyanaticus DNA region contains:
- the mgtE gene encoding magnesium transporter, with the protein MADSHKETAQAQDHLHKVSDALASGAASRVRRLIHNLRPAEIAHVLESIPKDPRIILWELVDPDDRGEVLLHVGDEVRSGLIKEMEAGELVALTENLDTDDLADLLQDLPGTVIHEVLRSMDLQNRHRLESVLSYSEDTAGGLMNVDTITVRADVSLDVVLRYLRLRGNLPDLTDSLMVVDRNDRYLGLLPLSTLLTMDPELSVAEVMVRDVEGIQAETTAVQVAKLFEDRDLISAPVIDQNGRLVGRITIDDVVDVIRDEADHSLMSMAGLNEEGDIFAPVFSSTRRRSIWLGINLMTAFLASWVIGLFEATLQQIVALAVLMPIVASMGGIAGSQTLTIVIRGLALNQIGKSNSRLLMTKELAVGALNGILWSVVVAVIAALWFQSAQVGIIIGAAIIINLAVAALAGFSIPLVLQRMGIDPALAGSVLLTTVTDVIGFMAFLGLGTVFLL; encoded by the coding sequence ATGGCTGACAGCCACAAGGAAACCGCCCAGGCCCAGGACCATCTGCACAAGGTCTCGGACGCGCTGGCCTCGGGCGCGGCCAGCCGGGTGCGGCGGCTGATCCACAACCTCCGCCCGGCGGAAATCGCCCACGTCCTCGAGTCCATCCCCAAGGACCCCCGCATCATCCTGTGGGAACTGGTCGATCCCGATGACCGCGGCGAGGTGCTGCTGCATGTGGGCGACGAGGTCCGTTCCGGCCTGATCAAGGAGATGGAGGCCGGCGAACTGGTCGCGCTGACCGAGAACCTCGACACCGACGACCTGGCCGACCTGCTGCAGGACCTGCCGGGCACCGTCATCCACGAAGTGCTGCGGTCCATGGACCTGCAGAACCGCCATCGGCTGGAATCGGTCCTGTCCTATTCCGAGGACACCGCCGGCGGCCTGATGAACGTGGATACCATCACGGTCCGGGCCGATGTCAGCCTGGACGTGGTGCTGCGCTATCTGCGCCTGCGCGGCAACCTGCCGGACCTGACCGACAGCCTGATGGTGGTCGACCGCAACGATCGCTATCTCGGCCTGCTGCCGCTGTCCACCCTGCTGACCATGGACCCGGAACTGAGCGTGGCCGAGGTGATGGTGCGCGACGTCGAGGGCATCCAGGCCGAGACCACGGCGGTGCAGGTGGCCAAGCTGTTCGAGGACCGCGACCTGATTTCCGCCCCTGTCATCGACCAGAACGGCCGGCTGGTGGGCCGCATCACCATCGACGACGTGGTCGACGTCATCCGCGACGAGGCCGACCACTCACTGATGAGCATGGCCGGCCTGAACGAGGAAGGCGACATCTTCGCCCCGGTCTTCTCCAGCACCCGGCGCCGCTCCATCTGGCTCGGCATCAACCTGATGACCGCCTTTCTCGCCTCCTGGGTGATCGGCCTGTTCGAGGCCACCCTGCAGCAGATCGTCGCACTTGCCGTGCTGATGCCCATCGTTGCCAGCATGGGCGGCATCGCCGGCAGCCAGACCCTGACCATCGTCATTCGCGGCCTGGCGCTGAACCAGATCGGCAAATCCAACTCACGGCTGTTGATGACCAAGGAGCTGGCCGTGGGCGCGCTCAACGGGATATTGTGGTCGGTCGTGGTCGCGGTGATCGCCGCGCTCTGGTTTCAGAGCGCACAGGTGGGCATCATCATCGGTGCGGCCATCATCATCAACCTGGCCGTCGCGGCGCTGGCCGGCTTCAGCATTCCGCTGGTGCTGCAGCGCATGGGCATCGACCCGGCGCTGGCCGGCAGCGTGCTGCTGACCACCGTCACCGACGTGATCGGCTTCATGGCCTTTCTGGGACTGGGGACGGTGTTCCTGCTGTGA
- a CDS encoding MBL fold metallo-hydrolase, whose translation MLFRQMIEPDSSTYTYLVHCPDTGRTALIDPVLDTVERDLSVLQELGLKLDFTLDTHIHADHLTGARRLKELTGSHIVGPAVDQLPCTDIGVREGEPFRVGNIEIHPLFTPGHTDHHHAYLIDSGTHKMLFSGDALLIEACGRTDFQSGDAATLYRSIHDKFFTLPDETLVYPCHDYEGRQITTIGQEKNRNPRLGNGKTLEEFVEIMDNMDLPYPRKIDFAVPGNQQCGACPANVPEEYRAPCVRHDQG comes from the coding sequence ATGCTGTTTCGCCAGATGATCGAACCGGATTCATCCACCTATACCTATCTCGTGCACTGCCCGGATACGGGCAGGACCGCCCTGATCGATCCGGTACTGGACACGGTGGAGCGGGACCTGTCCGTGCTGCAGGAATTGGGACTGAAACTGGATTTCACCCTGGATACCCATATCCACGCCGATCACCTGACCGGGGCCAGAAGGCTGAAGGAGCTGACCGGCAGCCACATCGTCGGCCCGGCGGTGGATCAGCTGCCCTGCACCGATATCGGGGTACGCGAGGGCGAGCCCTTCCGGGTGGGCAATATCGAAATCCACCCCCTGTTCACGCCGGGGCACACCGACCATCATCATGCCTACCTGATCGACAGCGGCACCCACAAAATGCTGTTCAGCGGCGACGCCCTGCTGATCGAGGCCTGCGGGCGCACCGATTTCCAGTCCGGCGATGCCGCCACCCTCTACCGCAGCATCCATGACAAGTTCTTCACCCTGCCCGACGAGACCCTGGTCTATCCCTGCCACGACTACGAGGGTCGCCAGATCACCACCATCGGTCAGGAGAAGAACCGCAATCCTCGTCTGGGCAATGGCAAGACGCTGGAGGAGTTCGTCGAGATCATGGACAACATGGACCTGCCCTATCCCCGCAAGATCGACTTCGCCGTGCCCGGCAACCAGCAATGCGGCGCCTGTCCGGCGAACGTGCCGGAGGAGTACCGGGCGCCCTGTGTACGCCACGACCAGGGCTGA
- a CDS encoding DUF302 domain-containing protein, whose translation MRHLLTGLLLTLGLAFSAHAEEAADNGIQRFDISQTVVKMPLEEGVSVDDAMDFMRSKAAELNMKIVAHQPVSEELKARGVDSGPLHIMQFCNPGDAHRMVMHNAIFAAYMPCRIALVEDSEGKTWLMMLDLNLLIDNTPLPPDMEEMARGINDKLLRIMEAGAKGAF comes from the coding sequence ATGAGACATCTGTTGACTGGCCTGTTGCTGACGCTGGGCCTGGCGTTTTCCGCTCACGCCGAGGAGGCCGCCGACAACGGCATCCAGCGTTTCGATATTTCCCAGACCGTGGTGAAGATGCCGCTGGAGGAAGGGGTCAGCGTCGATGACGCCATGGACTTCATGCGTTCCAAGGCGGCCGAACTGAACATGAAGATTGTTGCGCATCAGCCGGTGTCCGAGGAACTGAAGGCCCGGGGCGTGGATTCGGGGCCGCTGCACATCATGCAGTTCTGCAATCCCGGCGATGCCCATCGCATGGTCATGCACAACGCCATCTTCGCCGCCTACATGCCCTGCCGCATCGCCCTGGTGGAGGACTCGGAAGGTAAGACCTGGCTGATGATGCTGGACCTGAACCTGCTCATCGACAACACCCCGCTGCCGCCTGACATGGAGGAAATGGCCCGGGGCATCAACGACAAGCTGTTGCGGATCATGGAGGCGGGGGCGAAGGGGGCGTTCTAG